A single region of the Biomaibacter acetigenes genome encodes:
- a CDS encoding DNA internalization-related competence protein ComEC/Rec2 — MEFIGPYSVNPFIRAAYSLRESISAFYEKNLSPDLSSLLVGIVLGLKGNISDQTLRAFSDSGTLHLLAVSGMNTAIIYGVLQSIFDFFNFPRIFSFLAGSAAIIFYSFMAGLSPSVSRAAVMIVVLMLGRLVGRENDALNSLGFAAVLLLLINPLNLFSVSFQLSFAATLGIILFYKTFRDILSSLPHFLRDSLAIVMSAQMTVWPFAAYYFHRVSLIGFISNLFIVPVVSLVLIAGIISGLVGIIFPPLGAVLVKIAGLLLTFAERAAVISSGVPLSVLVVPVLSPIIIILYFILIAIIFNIIPVPFAAAPQVKKACAAVLAAVFFLLIIPKNSGLEVTFVDVGQGDCIFIRTENGGTVLIDGGGTPAYYTGDFDVGSAIVEPFLYGRGVDHIDVMIFSHFDDDHARGLLTVLRDMKVTTVIYGKPAGSDIYKDMLEIAQSKKIRLIQVGRGDKFYMGETVFEVLNPSRDSTLANDNDNSVVLKMTFDNMSFLFTGDLGFEGERQLLNSGLDLEAEVLKAGHHGSATSTSGEFLSRVNPTFAVISAGKDNSFGHPSPKVLDMLKQKGIKIFRTDLQGAVTFKIQKNNVKIFTSIPGEM; from the coding sequence ATAGAATTTATCGGCCCGTATTCCGTAAATCCCTTTATCAGGGCTGCCTATTCATTAAGAGAAAGTATTTCGGCGTTCTATGAAAAAAATCTTTCCCCAGACCTTTCCTCGCTGCTTGTGGGCATCGTTCTGGGCTTAAAAGGCAATATTTCAGACCAAACCCTGAGGGCCTTTTCGGATTCGGGTACACTCCATTTGCTAGCCGTGTCCGGTATGAATACTGCCATCATCTATGGGGTACTTCAGAGTATTTTTGATTTCTTTAATTTTCCCCGCATTTTTTCCTTTTTGGCAGGTTCAGCGGCTATAATATTTTACTCCTTCATGGCAGGCCTATCCCCTTCGGTGTCAAGAGCTGCAGTCATGATTGTGGTATTAATGCTGGGCAGGTTGGTAGGAAGGGAAAACGATGCTCTAAACTCCCTCGGCTTTGCGGCGGTATTGCTGCTTCTAATAAATCCCTTAAACCTTTTTTCCGTCAGTTTTCAGCTTTCCTTTGCCGCCACCCTTGGGATTATCCTTTTTTATAAAACCTTTCGGGATATTCTTTCGTCCCTTCCGCATTTTCTCAGGGACTCCCTGGCGATAGTAATGTCCGCTCAAATGACGGTATGGCCTTTTGCGGCGTACTATTTTCACCGGGTTTCTCTGATAGGTTTCATTTCAAATCTATTTATAGTTCCTGTGGTAAGTCTTGTATTGATAGCCGGCATAATTTCGGGCTTGGTGGGCATCATCTTTCCGCCATTGGGAGCGGTGCTTGTTAAAATAGCCGGCCTTCTGCTGACCTTCGCGGAAAGGGCTGCGGTCATAAGTTCCGGGGTTCCTCTGTCAGTCCTGGTAGTACCAGTATTATCCCCCATTATTATCATTCTGTATTTTATATTGATAGCCATTATTTTTAACATCATCCCGGTTCCTTTCGCTGCGGCACCTCAAGTAAAAAAAGCTTGTGCAGCAGTGCTGGCAGCGGTGTTTTTTTTACTAATAATCCCCAAAAACTCCGGCCTTGAAGTGACCTTTGTGGATGTAGGCCAGGGGGATTGCATCTTTATAAGGACGGAAAACGGAGGCACGGTGTTAATAGATGGTGGGGGAACGCCCGCATATTACACCGGGGATTTTGATGTGGGGTCGGCGATTGTGGAGCCCTTTTTGTACGGCAGGGGTGTTGATCACATCGATGTTATGATTTTCAGCCACTTTGACGATGACCATGCCAGGGGATTATTGACAGTTTTAAGAGATATGAAGGTAACCACGGTAATTTACGGCAAACCTGCAGGTTCGGACATTTACAAAGACATGCTGGAAATTGCCCAAAGTAAAAAGATAAGGTTGATTCAGGTAGGCCGCGGCGATAAATTTTATATGGGGGAAACGGTCTTTGAAGTATTGAACCCTTCCCGGGACAGTACTTTAGCTAATGACAATGACAATTCCGTGGTATTAAAAATGACATTTGACAACATGAGTTTTTTGTTTACAGGAGACCTTGGGTTTGAAGGCGAGAGGCAGCTTTTAAACTCAGGATTGGATCTTGAAGCAGAAGTATTAAAGGCGGGACATCACGGCAGTGCCACATCCACTTCAGGGGAGTTTCTTTCAAGGGTGAATCCCACCTTTGCGGTGATTTCTGCCGGCAAGGACAACAGCTTTGGCCATCCATCTCCGAAGGTTCTGGACATGTTAAAGCAAAAAGGCATTAAAATTTTTCGCACAGACCTTCAGGGAGCGGTGACCTTTAAAATACAGAAAAATAATGTTAAAATATTTACATCAATTCCCGGGGAGATGTGA
- the holA gene encoding DNA polymerase III subunit delta, which produces MENLQLFFGDEKLLIKEEIEKIKTAMIPAHLEAVNFIGLDGKTVSEDEIINAVITVPMLQDKKLVVVYDARFFESTKNEKDGQESDKKDDFAKFLQKVPPYTQLIFTCEKVDKRKKIFKLIQKEGIVREFPAPSLKEKALWVQKRAELYGKKMDLSAAYFMAQYTRDLYQTDMELKKVTAFAGEKQTIQQNEIQSIFSKSLENNIFDLMDYMGMKKPALAIAILNDLLLQGEKGIVILFMISKHIMDLISVKSLQNADYQEIKQKLNLHPFVLKKAIEQAKNFSQEELRQALKWCQQLDLDIKRGKIDDRKGIELFITRIATK; this is translated from the coding sequence ATGGAAAATCTCCAGCTGTTTTTCGGTGATGAGAAGTTATTAATAAAAGAAGAGATAGAAAAAATAAAAACCGCAATGATTCCTGCGCATCTTGAAGCAGTTAACTTTATCGGTCTTGACGGTAAAACCGTGTCCGAGGATGAAATAATCAATGCCGTCATAACAGTGCCGATGCTCCAGGACAAAAAACTGGTGGTAGTGTATGACGCCCGTTTTTTTGAGAGCACTAAAAATGAAAAAGACGGGCAGGAATCCGACAAAAAGGATGATTTTGCAAAATTTTTACAAAAAGTGCCTCCATATACCCAGCTCATATTTACCTGCGAAAAAGTGGATAAGAGGAAAAAAATCTTTAAATTAATCCAGAAGGAAGGTATTGTCCGGGAGTTCCCGGCGCCATCCCTCAAGGAGAAAGCCCTGTGGGTGCAAAAGAGGGCGGAACTCTACGGTAAGAAGATGGATTTATCCGCAGCATATTTCATGGCCCAGTACACCAGGGACCTCTATCAAACTGACATGGAACTTAAAAAGGTAACGGCCTTTGCAGGTGAAAAACAGACCATACAACAAAATGAAATTCAGTCAATATTTTCAAAATCCCTGGAAAACAACATTTTTGATTTGATGGATTATATGGGCATGAAAAAACCAGCGCTGGCTATTGCTATCCTGAATGATTTATTATTGCAGGGTGAAAAGGGAATTGTAATCCTTTTTATGATTTCAAAACACATTATGGACCTAATCTCGGTGAAATCCTTACAAAATGCGGATTATCAGGAAATAAAACAAAAGCTGAATCTACATCCTTTTGTTCTAAAAAAAGCCATTGAACAGGCCAAAAACTTTTCCCAGGAGGAATTAAGACAGGCTCTAAAATGGTGTCAACAACTGGACCTTGACATAAAAAGGGGAAAAATTGATGACAGAAAGGGTATAGAATTGTTTATCACAAGGATAGCAACAAAATAA
- the rpsT gene encoding 30S ribosomal protein S20 codes for MPNIASAKKKVRQARTRTLRNNLVKSQMRFSIKKFAEALKSADSESIKTSLVNAIKAIDKAASKGVIHKNAAARKKSSLYKRMSQSNIAVS; via the coding sequence TTGCCAAATATTGCATCGGCCAAGAAGAAAGTCCGCCAGGCCAGAACCAGGACGCTCAGGAATAATCTGGTTAAATCTCAAATGAGATTTTCCATTAAAAAATTCGCCGAGGCTTTAAAATCAGCCGATTCCGAAAGCATCAAAACCAGCCTGGTCAATGCCATAAAGGCCATTGATAAGGCCGCTTCCAAAGGTGTTATTCACAAAAATGCCGCTGCCCGTAAAAAATCCAGCCTTTATAAGAGGATGTCACAATCCAACATAGCAGTAAGTTAA
- a CDS encoding phage holin family protein, whose amino-acid sequence MVGMIIRFIVSALVLMLVSFILPGFKVAGFTGALIAAIVIAILGFIVESLLGNKISPQNRGIVGFITAAVVIYFAQFLVPAMSVTWWGALLASLVIGIIDAFVPTELR is encoded by the coding sequence ATGGTAGGTATGATAATTAGGTTTATTGTTTCAGCGCTGGTGTTGATGCTGGTAAGTTTTATCCTGCCCGGTTTCAAGGTGGCAGGCTTTACAGGAGCCCTGATTGCGGCTATCGTCATAGCCATACTGGGCTTTATAGTGGAAAGTCTTTTAGGCAATAAGATTTCCCCGCAAAACCGGGGTATAGTGGGCTTTATCACGGCGGCAGTGGTCATATATTTCGCCCAGTTCCTGGTTCCCGCCATGAGTGTTACATGGTGGGGAGCTCTGCTTGCTTCTCTTGTAATAGGTATTATTGATGCCTTTGTGCCCACCGAGCTTCGATGA
- the gpr gene encoding GPR endopeptidase: protein MNKNIRTDLAIEARELTGGKELSGVRVDTEKSDEMTISRVRIENEAGAEAMGKPMGYYVTLEVPRLKEKDPKLTEEVSKNMAEEIKNMIDLPADATILVIGLGNWNVTPDSLGPKVVSRLIITRHLMEIMPDKFNTENGIRPVCALAPGVLGITGIETSEVIKGLVEKVKPQLVIAIDALAARSMERISTTIQIADTGVYPGSGVGNRRMGITEETIGVKVIAIGVPTVVDAATMANDTLDMLIGQFTRQAKPGSDFYRLLQDLDKDEKYKLIQEVMSPFVGQLVVTPKEIDSLIDNTARTLAGGLNLALHPGISYEEVSTFLQ from the coding sequence ATAAACAAAAACATTCGCACCGATCTCGCCATCGAAGCAAGGGAGCTTACAGGCGGCAAGGAACTCTCCGGGGTGCGGGTCGATACTGAAAAATCTGATGAAATGACCATCAGCAGGGTCAGGATAGAAAACGAGGCTGGAGCCGAAGCCATGGGTAAACCCATGGGTTATTATGTCACGCTGGAAGTGCCTCGCCTCAAGGAAAAAGATCCGAAACTTACCGAAGAAGTCAGTAAAAATATGGCCGAGGAAATAAAAAATATGATAGATTTACCGGCCGATGCTACCATACTTGTCATAGGTCTGGGCAACTGGAATGTAACACCGGATTCTCTGGGGCCCAAGGTTGTCAGCAGACTGATTATCACCAGACATCTGATGGAAATAATGCCCGATAAATTTAACACGGAAAATGGAATCCGTCCCGTTTGCGCTCTGGCACCAGGAGTTCTCGGAATAACCGGCATAGAAACCAGCGAAGTAATCAAGGGTCTGGTAGAAAAGGTAAAACCCCAACTTGTCATTGCCATTGATGCCCTGGCAGCAAGAAGTATGGAGCGCATCAGCACCACCATCCAGATAGCCGATACCGGTGTTTATCCGGGTTCCGGGGTAGGTAATCGCCGCATGGGCATTACTGAAGAAACCATAGGTGTTAAAGTTATTGCCATAGGAGTGCCCACAGTAGTGGATGCGGCTACCATGGCCAATGACACTCTGGACATGTTGATAGGCCAGTTTACCCGACAGGCAAAACCCGGCAGTGATTTTTATAGACTGTTGCAGGATCTGGACAAAGACGAAAAATATAAATTAATACAGGAAGTCATGTCTCCTTTTGTGGGACAACTGGTAGTAACTCCAAAGGAGATAGATTCCCTGATAGATAACACAGCCAGGACGCTGGCCGGGGGTTTAAACCTGGCCCTTCATCCCGGGATAAGTTATGAGGAGGTGAGCACTTTTCTCCAATAA
- the spoIIP gene encoding stage II sporulation protein P gives MIDLIRFKVIKIKKYILFAVLGILILGLVASVIRTGLSPKVVPVFGSSGKKNIDININFVHRLDNGFLRKLICWGLPVINAVNNERFPLVNYISLARTAFRMMTNVDLDNPRSYFSIQVPIISIVKTEMVSTPGVELPPENPPTVENEHEPSTNPPEVPEPDTSAAEVEKIVPMKGKPLVLIYHTHTTESYMPSKNYNYNPRDKAYHTNDLRFSVARVGDVMADELNKMGIPTLHDKTVHDVPTYMTSYTNSLKTVEQILKTNPSIKIIIDLHRDAPTADPQKSRELTTVKIDGKTYSRIMLVIGSDKVFPHPHWKENYRFGVLVNNKLEELYPGISREIDLREQRFNQHLSKKAILVEIGSHGNTMEESIESAKAFARALSEVVKSLTLLNENENIGQQ, from the coding sequence GTGATAGACTTGATAAGGTTTAAAGTAATAAAAATTAAAAAATACATACTATTTGCAGTTTTAGGCATTTTAATTTTGGGTTTGGTTGCTTCGGTGATCAGAACCGGCCTTTCTCCAAAAGTAGTTCCGGTTTTCGGCAGTTCGGGCAAAAAAAATATTGATATTAATATAAATTTCGTACATAGGTTGGATAATGGGTTCCTCAGGAAACTCATATGCTGGGGTTTACCTGTGATCAATGCCGTAAACAATGAACGATTTCCCCTGGTAAATTATATTTCCCTGGCAAGAACTGCATTCCGGATGATGACAAATGTGGATTTAGATAACCCGAGAAGTTATTTTTCAATACAGGTTCCCATTATAAGTATTGTCAAGACGGAAATGGTTTCGACGCCAGGAGTGGAACTGCCCCCGGAAAATCCCCCAACGGTGGAAAATGAACATGAACCCTCGACAAATCCGCCAGAAGTTCCGGAACCTGACACATCGGCGGCAGAGGTGGAAAAAATCGTGCCCATGAAGGGAAAGCCGCTGGTTCTAATATACCATACCCATACCACGGAATCATATATGCCTTCAAAAAACTATAACTACAACCCCAGAGATAAGGCATACCATACCAATGACCTTAGATTCAGCGTAGCAAGAGTTGGAGATGTAATGGCCGACGAACTAAATAAGATGGGCATCCCTACTTTACATGACAAGACCGTGCATGATGTGCCCACATACATGACATCGTATACCAATTCCCTGAAGACTGTGGAACAAATTCTCAAAACAAATCCATCCATAAAAATAATAATAGATCTTCACCGCGATGCCCCTACGGCAGATCCTCAAAAATCAAGGGAATTGACCACAGTTAAGATTGACGGCAAGACCTATTCTAGAATCATGCTGGTCATCGGCAGCGACAAGGTATTTCCACACCCGCACTGGAAGGAGAATTACCGGTTCGGTGTTCTAGTCAATAATAAGCTTGAAGAACTCTATCCGGGCATTTCCAGAGAGATAGATTTAAGGGAGCAGAGGTTTAACCAGCATCTTTCCAAAAAGGCTATTCTTGTGGAAATAGGCAGTCACGGGAATACCATGGAGGAATCCATAGAATCCGCAAAAGCCTTTGCCCGGGCGCTCTCAGAAGTAGTAAAAAGTTTGACGCTGCTGAATGAAAATGAAAATATTGGCCAACAATAA
- a CDS encoding histidine kinase has protein sequence MNYKDLLTLIIIFLFVLALGLRAAEEGVYATMGIDKRPASFDFDFDARDRSYDFSILGRHWQFASTFKIADFYADRKKVNIRISGRDIKFHPLVNLGFKLRAG, from the coding sequence GTGAACTATAAGGATTTATTGACATTGATTATCATCTTTCTTTTTGTTTTAGCCCTGGGACTTCGGGCGGCCGAAGAGGGCGTGTATGCCACTATGGGTATCGATAAAAGGCCCGCAAGTTTTGACTTTGATTTCGATGCCCGGGACAGGTCCTATGACTTTTCCATTTTGGGCAGACACTGGCAATTTGCCAGTACATTCAAGATAGCCGATTTCTATGCCGACAGGAAAAAGGTCAACATAAGAATTTCAGGAAGGGATATAAAGTTTCATCCTCTTGTAAACCTGGGGTTCAAGTTAAGAGCGGGGTAA
- the lepA gene encoding translation elongation factor 4, which produces MSIPRERIRNFCIIAHIDHGKSTLADRLLEYTETIPPREMEDQVLDKMELERERGITIKAQAVRMIYHADDGHDYLLNLIDTPGHVDFNYEVSRSLAACEGALLVVDATQGIEAQTLANTYLALEHNLEIVPVINKIDLPSADPEETKREIEEVIGLSTEEAVLTSAKEGTGVKDVLEAIVKFIPPPKGRIEDPLRALIFDSFYDSYKGAVAFVRVMEGEISPKKVIKMMSTGKSFEVTEVGVFKPDMVSVDSLKAGEVGYVVASIKNVTDTRVGDTITDAERPAEKPLPGYKKAVPMVFCGMYPAEGEDYENLKDALGKLQLNDAALFFEPETSAALGFGFRCGFLGLLHMDVIQERLEREYNLNLITTAPSVIYKVTRTSGEQINVDNPTNFPHPTEIEYIEEPYVDASIMLPTEYVGTIMELCQDKRGTFKDMQYINEKRVILKYDMPLSEIIYDFFDQLKSRSRGYASLDYELSGYKKSELVKLDILINGEIVDALSFIVHKDKANSRGRQMVEKLKEVIPRHLFEIPIQAAIGGKIIARETVSALRKNVLAKCYGGDVTRKKKLLEKQKEGKKRMRQLGNVEVPQEAFMAVLKME; this is translated from the coding sequence ATGTCTATACCCCGCGAAAGAATCAGGAATTTCTGTATAATAGCCCACATTGACCACGGAAAATCAACCCTGGCCGATAGACTGCTGGAATATACCGAGACCATACCCCCTCGCGAGATGGAAGACCAGGTTCTTGATAAAATGGAACTGGAGCGGGAGAGGGGTATCACCATCAAAGCCCAGGCGGTTAGGATGATATACCACGCCGATGACGGGCACGACTATCTTTTGAATCTAATAGATACACCCGGACATGTGGATTTTAACTATGAGGTTTCAAGAAGCCTGGCCGCCTGCGAAGGTGCTCTGCTGGTGGTAGACGCCACCCAGGGTATAGAGGCCCAGACTCTGGCCAACACTTATCTTGCACTGGAACATAATCTGGAGATAGTGCCAGTAATAAATAAAATTGACCTCCCCAGCGCCGACCCCGAAGAAACCAAAAGAGAGATAGAAGAGGTAATCGGGCTTTCCACCGAAGAAGCCGTTTTGACTTCGGCCAAAGAAGGCACAGGGGTGAAGGATGTACTGGAAGCCATTGTTAAATTTATCCCTCCCCCAAAAGGCCGCATTGAGGACCCGTTGAGGGCTCTCATATTCGACTCCTTTTACGACTCGTACAAGGGGGCTGTGGCCTTTGTGCGTGTCATGGAAGGGGAAATATCACCGAAAAAGGTCATTAAAATGATGTCAACAGGCAAGAGCTTTGAAGTTACCGAAGTGGGCGTTTTTAAGCCCGACATGGTATCCGTTGACAGCTTGAAAGCTGGAGAGGTCGGGTATGTGGTGGCCAGTATAAAAAATGTTACCGACACCCGGGTGGGAGACACCATCACCGATGCTGAAAGGCCTGCGGAAAAACCGCTGCCCGGTTATAAAAAAGCGGTGCCCATGGTATTTTGCGGCATGTACCCTGCCGAAGGCGAGGATTATGAAAATCTAAAAGACGCGCTGGGCAAGTTGCAATTAAATGATGCAGCCCTGTTTTTTGAACCTGAAACTTCGGCGGCTCTCGGATTCGGATTCCGATGCGGTTTTCTGGGATTGCTGCACATGGATGTGATTCAGGAACGCCTTGAGCGGGAATATAACCTGAACCTTATCACCACTGCCCCCAGTGTCATTTACAAAGTCACCAGGACCAGCGGGGAGCAGATCAACGTGGACAACCCCACTAATTTTCCGCACCCAACGGAAATAGAATATATTGAAGAGCCTTATGTAGACGCGTCCATCATGCTTCCTACCGAATATGTGGGTACGATCATGGAGCTTTGCCAGGATAAGCGCGGGACCTTTAAGGATATGCAGTATATAAATGAAAAGAGGGTAATATTAAAATATGACATGCCCCTTTCGGAAATAATTTACGATTTCTTTGACCAACTCAAATCCAGATCCAGGGGCTATGCATCCCTGGATTATGAGCTTTCGGGCTATAAAAAATCCGAGCTTGTCAAGCTGGATATCCTTATAAACGGAGAAATAGTGGATGCTCTGTCTTTTATCGTTCACAAGGATAAGGCGAATAGCCGGGGCCGGCAGATGGTGGAAAAGCTAAAAGAAGTAATTCCCCGCCATCTTTTCGAGATACCCATACAGGCTGCTATAGGAGGCAAGATCATTGCCCGGGAAACAGTAAGTGCCCTGAGGAAAAATGTTCTTGCAAAATGCTACGGCGGTGATGTCACCAGAAAGAAAAAGCTTCTTGAAAAACAAAAAGAAGGCAAGAAGCGGATGCGCCAGCTGGGGAATGTGGAAGTGCCCCAGGAAGCCTTCATGGCTGTATTGAAAATGGAGTAA
- the hemW gene encoding radical SAM family heme chaperone HemW: MNEISLYIHIPFCVKKCNYCDFNSYAAPELVPSYMEALQKEISLYRYMNRPVKTVYIGGGTPTLLSEKDLETLIDCIRRRFKIKSNAEFTIEANPGASSREKLLLLRNLGVNRLSLGLQAYQDRLLKVMGRIHSAKEFEESFKTARQAGFDNINVDVIFGLPWQTLSDFMETLEYLAKLSPEHISCYSLTVEEGTVFYKWQQQGLLELPGEDEERAMYHKAVEYLKRQGFIHYEISNFAKPGRMSRYNMACWEYEDYLGLGAGAHSFMDGLRFYNYLSPQQYIKCLSQKMLPVAKTEHIDIREQQAEFCFLGLRLIEGLNKEAFKKRFGKDIHQIYGSTIEKLLASGLLEEDDIHLKLTYRGLDLANEVFVEFLP, translated from the coding sequence ATGAATGAAATTTCTCTATATATCCACATTCCCTTTTGCGTCAAAAAATGCAATTACTGTGACTTTAACTCCTATGCTGCGCCGGAACTGGTGCCTTCCTATATGGAAGCCTTACAAAAGGAAATCTCATTATATAGATACATGAATCGTCCGGTAAAAACAGTATATATCGGCGGAGGAACCCCAACCCTTCTAAGTGAAAAAGACCTGGAGACCTTGATAGACTGCATCCGCCGGCGCTTCAAAATAAAATCCAACGCCGAATTTACCATAGAAGCCAATCCCGGCGCTTCAAGCCGGGAAAAGCTTTTGCTTTTAAGAAATCTCGGGGTAAACAGACTGAGCCTGGGACTTCAAGCTTACCAGGACAGGCTTTTGAAAGTCATGGGCAGGATTCATTCGGCGAAGGAATTTGAAGAAAGTTTCAAAACCGCCAGGCAAGCAGGTTTTGACAATATAAATGTAGATGTGATATTTGGCCTGCCCTGGCAGACCCTTTCGGACTTCATGGAAACTCTGGAATATCTGGCCAAACTTTCTCCGGAACATATATCCTGCTATTCGCTGACAGTGGAAGAAGGTACCGTATTTTACAAATGGCAGCAACAGGGCTTGCTGGAACTCCCGGGCGAGGATGAAGAGCGGGCCATGTACCATAAAGCCGTGGAATATCTAAAGAGGCAAGGATTTATCCATTATGAAATATCTAATTTTGCAAAACCAGGCCGGATGTCCCGGTACAACATGGCCTGCTGGGAATATGAAGATTATCTTGGCCTCGGTGCGGGAGCCCATTCCTTTATGGATGGCCTCAGGTTTTATAACTACCTCTCCCCGCAGCAATATATAAAATGCCTGTCACAAAAAATGCTTCCGGTGGCGAAAACGGAACATATAGATATCCGGGAGCAGCAGGCGGAATTTTGTTTTTTAGGGCTGAGGCTGATAGAGGGATTGAATAAAGAAGCTTTTAAAAAACGTTTCGGAAAGGATATTCATCAAATTTACGGCAGTACCATCGAAAAACTTTTAGCATCGGGCTTGCTTGAAGAAGATGATATACATTTGAAGCTCACTTACCGGGGCCTGGACCTGGCCAACGAAGTATTTGTAGAATTTTTGCCTTAA
- the hrcA gene encoding heat-inducible transcriptional repressor HrcA: MLDERKMKILSAIIDDYIATAEPIGSRTIARKYHIGISPATIRNEMADLEELGYLSQPHTSAGRIPSNKGYRFYVDFLMPSRKLDEYEQSFIKKLLKKRVKELEDLIEEAGKVISKLTSYTAIILGPQLECSRLKHVQIIRLEEKKGLMIIVTNYGTVSHHIIEIPQNLTDSDLQRISNALNSNLGGKALEEITPEVMNSIKDDMIEYDSVLNILLDLLMENLDDTKENSKVYASGSSRMLEFPEFRDVERARNFLSLLEQHDLITRALKTACKPNTITVTIGSENPWSEFQELSIVTTGFFVEDKNLGICGIIGPTRMEYSKVFSILEKVTDYLNKAITSLL; the protein is encoded by the coding sequence ATGCTGGATGAAAGGAAAATGAAAATACTTTCAGCTATCATAGATGACTATATAGCCACGGCCGAACCCATTGGTTCCAGGACCATAGCCCGAAAATATCACATCGGAATTAGCCCGGCCACGATCCGCAACGAAATGGCGGACCTGGAAGAACTGGGATACCTATCTCAGCCCCATACATCGGCGGGGCGCATACCATCCAATAAGGGATACAGGTTTTATGTGGACTTTCTGATGCCTTCAAGGAAGCTGGATGAATACGAGCAATCCTTTATAAAGAAGCTTCTCAAAAAGCGTGTCAAAGAACTGGAGGACCTGATCGAAGAGGCGGGAAAGGTCATATCCAAACTTACCAGCTATACCGCCATCATTCTGGGGCCCCAGCTTGAATGCAGCAGGTTGAAGCACGTGCAGATAATACGGCTGGAAGAAAAGAAAGGCCTCATGATCATAGTAACCAATTATGGTACCGTCAGCCATCACATTATAGAGATACCTCAGAATTTGACGGATTCGGATTTGCAGAGAATATCAAATGCATTAAACAGCAATCTCGGGGGGAAAGCCCTTGAAGAAATAACTCCAGAAGTTATGAATTCCATAAAAGATGACATGATAGAATATGACAGTGTTTTAAATATACTGCTGGATTTGTTGATGGAAAACCTTGACGACACAAAAGAGAATAGTAAGGTCTACGCCTCGGGAAGTTCCAGGATGCTGGAGTTTCCAGAATTCAGGGATGTGGAAAGGGCCAGGAATTTTCTATCTCTCCTGGAACAGCATGACCTGATCACAAGGGCTCTCAAGACTGCATGCAAGCCCAACACCATAACAGTTACCATAGGCAGTGAAAATCCCTGGAGCGAATTTCAAGAACTGAGCATTGTTACCACAGGTTTTTTCGTTGAGGATAAAAACCTGGGCATTTGCGGCATAATTGGCCCCACCCGCATGGAATACTCTAAAGTTTTTTCCATACTTGAGAAAGTAACCGACTATCTCAACAAAGCCATTACATCACTATTGTAA